A single region of the Oncorhynchus kisutch isolate 150728-3 linkage group LG30, Okis_V2, whole genome shotgun sequence genome encodes:
- the cspp1b gene encoding centrosome and spindle pole-associated protein 1 isoform X8, which produces MAQEQIAFLRAPPDLPDVHCSPRPPVHAKRVPSRRETATLTEGKRGLHRGGHFLVEGSGMEGLRPEDELLLPREKARLVRVDYDSEEDLTEEDLDLMERRRLRQTGSERGEERRRLRRHYKTDFRDISKLRDRRVELPDDYTETRHYADRKETNVSVVPDEDYLEARWGTSSLTPKAKLQVPSGMKPNGRSRSSTKKDEPEFATGLMIGAADADAALQRRKERYRQELQEQIAEQQRNKKREKDLELRVAVTGSTDPEKQADWIKPLGAVNGGDHARKRNDSLYPLGQGVDVPGDELNGRPSEESRERLPPEQPRVAFQSPLLEYSHALGLSSRGISPYSQAIHRNMDTPRIPGFLPHPPSTLADAHTPCHRDFYLYHGARNPLDPNPANYGQILLTGGGQPVSYLSLPPAGPHPSQTQHSPPSQHSGSSHPEPPPHRPVSDAAIMGSGIGGFPAEQIKPSKQCVLSYKEALRQQIQDRQERRRLDREERDRYEAKLEADMKNHDPWGRGGGGAPLRDSRGNLITDLHQMHKHNEEAYINPETWQKMATATMTVLREEDTRPPSTHRVSGFVQAPLFARGSVFGNRPTPQQVHEQDKHKAYLKQQIEEKRKKGAEERESQRLEEEKEEKRLFEQRERIQREYEEEQDRKKRKEMEQKAKNEQLIRLAEERKKEVERKKKEAEEKENSALRKQYEKERQARLEEVPREPSPPIPTLRKRYQAPQYTPRPPSKDSRRSTAVSLSEHSLSGLQSPPVPARWNQLRAAEDQRGVISELSVLRRQLRSEQKRLEVQLLQSEWEELGSPMSDRLRDRPQVDVFDMARLRLQAPVRRPSSRNTEPNYLHRIHDSLQLRYRDVDSREEEGHGYCEPPRDRAGQRVDIQRRAGYRVQQRRINSLREPVDDCFDLAPPPQQDHYLRNAVGDPMRGSLLESDSAFIEPMRETFPVPPTPEQKPQLSARERRRLAKRADLHNERVCSREPVDQPENYSHQSEASLNTEQHSRGHNHHRTKRLPAMSRGTDLSSDEDASPQVSPRAPEPRGSVDMVAMEPWIRPGTSETLKRLMTGQTPRGERLTSRESAVQDWESPSTHHS; this is translated from the exons ATGGCTCAG GAGCAGATTGCCTTTCTCAGAGCTCCTCCAGACCTCCCTGATGTTCACTGCAGCCCCAGACCCCCGGTGCACGCTAAGAGGGTCCCCTCTAGGAGAGAGACAGCCACGCTGACTGAAGGCAAGAGGGGGCTGCACAGGGGAGGACACTTCCTGGTGGAGGGCAGTGGGATGGAGGGCCTGAGGCCTGAGGATGAGTTGCTCCTTCCTAGAGAGAAGGCCAGGCTGGTGAGAGTGGACTACGACTCTGAGGAGGACCTCACAGAGGAAGATCTGGATCttatggagaggaggaggctcaGACAGACGGGGtctgagagaggagaagagaggaggcggCTAAGAAGACACTACAAAACGGACTTCAG GGACATATCAAAGCTCAGGGACAGGAGAGTTGAGCTGCCTGACGACTACACAGAGACGCGTCATTATGCAGACAGGAAGGAGACTAACGTGTCTGTTGTTCCCGATGAGGATTACTTAGAGGCACGCTGGGGGACATCATCTCTGACCCCCAAAGCCAA GCTGCAGGTACCATCAGGGATGAAACCCAATGGAAGATCCAGATCCTCTACCAAGAAGGACGAGCCCGAATTTGCTACCGGACTAATGATTG GGGCTGCAGATGCAGATGCTGCCTTgcagagaaggaaggagaggtacAGGCAGGAGCTGCAGGAGCAGATAGCTGAACAGCAGAGGAATAAGAAAAG AGAGAAGGATTTGGAGCTCAGAGTTGCTGTGACAGGGTCGACTGACCCGGAGAAACAGGCAGATTGGATCAAACCGCTTGGGGCAGTGAATGGTGGCGACCATGCCAGAAAGAGAAATGACAGCTTGTACCCACTAGGCCAAGGTGTGGACGTACCAGGTGATGAGTTAAATGGGAGACCCAGTGAGGAGAGCCGAGAGAGGCTTCCCCCTGAGCAGCCCCGCGTGGCCTTCCAGTCCCCCCTGCTGGAGTACAGCCACGCCCTGGGCCTCAGCAGTAGAGGCATCTCCCCTTACAGCCAGGCCATTCACAGGAACATGGACACCCCCAG GATTCCAGGTTTCCTTCCTCATCCACCATCCACATTGGCAGATGCACATACACCTTGTCATAGGGACTTCTACCTCTACCATGGAGCAAGGAATCCACTGGACCCTAACCCGGCCAACT ATGGTCAGATCCTGCTGACAGGAGGGGGGCAGCCTGTGTCCTACCTGAGCCTCCCTCCTGCAGGGCCTCACCCCAGCCAGACACAGCACAGCCCTCCCAGTCAGCACAGTGGGAGCAGCCATCCAGAGCCCCCTCCACA CAGACCTGTCAGTGACGCTGCTATCATGGGTTCAGGGATTGGAGGATTTCCCGCCGAGCAGATCAAGCCATCTAAACAGTGTGTGTTAAGTTACAAGGAGGCACTGAGACAACAG ATCCAGGATAGACAGGAGCGGCGGAGgctggacagggaggagagggatcgGTACGAGGCCAAGCTGGAGGCCGACATGAAGAACCACGACccctgggggagagggggaggaggagcacCCCTCAGAGACAGCAGGGGCAACCTCATCA CCGATCTGCACCAGATGCACAAGCATAATGAGGAGGCCTACATCAACCCTGAGACATGGCAGAAGATGGCGACAGCCACCATGACAGTACTCCGAGAGGAGGACACCAGACCTCCCTCCACCCACAGAGTCTCAG GTTTTGTTCAGGCTCCTTTGTTTGCCAGAGGCAGTGTTTTTGGTAACCGGCCCACACCACAGCAAGTCCACGAACAGGACAAGCACAAGGCTTACCTCAAACAACAG ATTGAAGAGAAGCGGAAGAAGGGGGCGGAGGAGCGAGAGAGTCAGaggctggaggaggagaaggaggagaagaggctgTTTGAGCAGAGGGAACGCATCCAGAGAGAGTATGAAGAAGAACAGGACAGGAAGAAACGCAAGGAGATGGAG CAAAAAGCCAAGAATGAGCAGCTGATCCGTCTGGCTGAGGAGCgaaagaaagaggtggagaggaagaagaaagaggcagaggagaaggagaactCTGCCCTGAGGAAGCAGTATGAGAAGGAGAGACAAGCACGTCTAGAGGAG GTACCAAGGGAGCCGTCTCCCCCCATCCCCACCCTCCGGAAGAGGTATCAGGCTCCCCAGTACACCCCCAGACCTCCGTCCAAGGACAGCCGTCGCTctactgccgtctccctgtct GAGCATTCTCTATCAGGGCTCCAGTCCCCTCCAGTCCCAGCCCGCTGGAACCAGCTGAGAGCTGCCG AAGACCAGCGGGGTGTGATCAGTGAACTGTCGGTACTGCGCAGACAGCTGCGTAGCGAGCAGAAACGCCTGGAGGTCCAGCTACTGCAGTCAGAGTGGGAAGAGCTGGGCTCACCTATGAGTGATAG gctcagggacaggccCCAGGTGGATGTGTTTGACATGGCCAGACTGCGGCTGCAGGCCCCTGTCAGGAGACCCTCCTCCAGGAACACAGAGCCCAACTACCTGCATAGGATCCATGACTCGCTACAACTCCGATACAGAG ATGTTGATTCCAGAGAGGAGGAAGGTCATGGTTACTGTGAGCCCCCTAGGGACCGAGCTGGACAGAGGGTGGACATCCAGAGACGGGCTGGTTACAGGGTGCAGCAGCGCAGGATCAACAGCCTGAGAGAACCTGTTGACG ATTGTTTTGACCTGGCACCACCCCCGCAACAAGACCATTATTTG AGGAATGCAGTAGGGGATCCTATGAGAGGTTCTCTGTTGGAGTCTGACAGTGCCTTCATTG AACCCATGAGGGAAACCTTTCCAGTGCCCCCCACACCTGAGCAGAAGCCCCAGCTCTCAGCCAGGGAGAGGAGGCGGCTGGCCAAGAGGGCAGACCTGCACAAT GAGCGGGTGTGCTCCAGAGAGCCTGTGGACCAGCCAGAGAACTACTCCCACCAGTCAGAGGCCAGTCTCAACACTGAGCAGCATAGCAGAGGGCATAACCACCATAGGACCAAGAGGCTGCCGGCTATGAGCCGCGGAACAG ACCTGTCTAGCGATGAAGATGCATCTCCGCAGGTCTCCCCCCGTGCCCCAGAACCCCGGGGCTCAGTGGATATGGTTGCCATGGAGCCCTGGATCAGACCAGGCACCTCAGAGACTCTGAAGCGCTTAATGACCGGTCAGACCCCCCGAGGGGAGAGGCTGACCAGCAGAGAGTCTGCAGTCCAGGACTGGGAAAGCCCCTCTACCCATCATAGctaa
- the cspp1b gene encoding centrosome and spindle pole-associated protein 1 isoform X3, which produces MEMDNELKKFIQQQKARVAEDTKSTLPGNKEESCCLSLPLGRDYERKKQKLHQELRLDYRHFMAQEQIAFLRAPPDLPDVHCSPRPPVHAKRVPSRRETATLTEGKRGLHRGGHFLVEGSGMEGLRPEDELLLPREKARLVRVDYDSEEDLTEEDLDLMERRRLRQTGSERGEERRRLRRHYKTDFRDISKLRDRRVELPDDYTETRHYADRKETNVSVVPDEDYLEARWGTSSLTPKAKLQVPSGMKPNGRSRSSTKKDEPEFATGLMIGAADADAALQRRKERYRQELQEQIAEQQRNKKREKDLELRVAVTGSTDPEKQADWIKPLGAVNGGDHARKRNDSLYPLGQGVDVPGDELNGRPSEESRERLPPEQPRVAFQSPLLEYSHALGLSSRGISPYSQAIHRNMDTPRIPGFLPHPPSTLADAHTPCHRDFYLYHGARNPLDPNPANYGQILLTGGGQPVSYLSLPPAGPHPSQTQHSPPSQHSGSSHPEPPPQPVSDAAIMGSGIGGFPAEQIKPSKQCVLSYKEALRQQGDTRKGSSQLFCQIQDRQERRRLDREERDRYEAKLEADMKNHDPWGRGGGGAPLRDSRGNLITDLHQMHKHNEEAYINPETWQKMATATMTVLREEDTRPPSTHRVSGFVQAPLFARGSVFGNRPTPQQVHEQDKHKAYLKQQIEEKRKKGAEERESQRLEEEKEEKRLFEQRERIQREYEEEQDRKKRKEMEQKAKNEQLIRLAEERKKEVERKKKEAEEKENSALRKQYEKERQARLEEVPREPSPPIPTLRKRYQAPQYTPRPPSKDSRRSTAVSLSEHSLSGLQSPPVPARWNQLRAAEDQRGVISELSVLRRQLRSEQKRLEVQLLQSEWEELGSPMSDRLRDRPQVDVFDMARLRLQAPVRRPSSRNTEPNYLHRIHDSLQLRYRDVDSREEEGHGYCEPPRDRAGQRVDIQRRAGYRVQQRRINSLREPVDDCFDLAPPPQQDHYLRNAVGDPMRGSLLESDSAFIEPMRETFPVPPTPEQKPQLSARERRRLAKRADLHNERVCSREPVDQPENYSHQSEASLNTEQHSRGHNHHRTKRLPAMSRGTADLSSDEDASPQVSPRAPEPRGSVDMVAMEPWIRPGTSETLKRLMTGQTPRGERLTSRESAVQDWESPSTHHS; this is translated from the exons ATGGAGATGGATAATGAACTTAAGAAATTCATCCAGCAACAGAAGGCCAGAGTAGCAGAGGATACAAAATCCACCTTACCTGGAAATAAGG AGGAGAGTTGTTGTCTAAGTTTACCTTTGGGTAGAGACTATGAGAGGAAGAAACAGAAGTTACATCAAGAGCTCCGTCTGGATTACAGACACTTCATGGCTCAG GAGCAGATTGCCTTTCTCAGAGCTCCTCCAGACCTCCCTGATGTTCACTGCAGCCCCAGACCCCCGGTGCACGCTAAGAGGGTCCCCTCTAGGAGAGAGACAGCCACGCTGACTGAAGGCAAGAGGGGGCTGCACAGGGGAGGACACTTCCTGGTGGAGGGCAGTGGGATGGAGGGCCTGAGGCCTGAGGATGAGTTGCTCCTTCCTAGAGAGAAGGCCAGGCTGGTGAGAGTGGACTACGACTCTGAGGAGGACCTCACAGAGGAAGATCTGGATCttatggagaggaggaggctcaGACAGACGGGGtctgagagaggagaagagaggaggcggCTAAGAAGACACTACAAAACGGACTTCAG GGACATATCAAAGCTCAGGGACAGGAGAGTTGAGCTGCCTGACGACTACACAGAGACGCGTCATTATGCAGACAGGAAGGAGACTAACGTGTCTGTTGTTCCCGATGAGGATTACTTAGAGGCACGCTGGGGGACATCATCTCTGACCCCCAAAGCCAA GCTGCAGGTACCATCAGGGATGAAACCCAATGGAAGATCCAGATCCTCTACCAAGAAGGACGAGCCCGAATTTGCTACCGGACTAATGATTG GGGCTGCAGATGCAGATGCTGCCTTgcagagaaggaaggagaggtacAGGCAGGAGCTGCAGGAGCAGATAGCTGAACAGCAGAGGAATAAGAAAAG AGAGAAGGATTTGGAGCTCAGAGTTGCTGTGACAGGGTCGACTGACCCGGAGAAACAGGCAGATTGGATCAAACCGCTTGGGGCAGTGAATGGTGGCGACCATGCCAGAAAGAGAAATGACAGCTTGTACCCACTAGGCCAAGGTGTGGACGTACCAGGTGATGAGTTAAATGGGAGACCCAGTGAGGAGAGCCGAGAGAGGCTTCCCCCTGAGCAGCCCCGCGTGGCCTTCCAGTCCCCCCTGCTGGAGTACAGCCACGCCCTGGGCCTCAGCAGTAGAGGCATCTCCCCTTACAGCCAGGCCATTCACAGGAACATGGACACCCCCAG GATTCCAGGTTTCCTTCCTCATCCACCATCCACATTGGCAGATGCACATACACCTTGTCATAGGGACTTCTACCTCTACCATGGAGCAAGGAATCCACTGGACCCTAACCCGGCCAACT ATGGTCAGATCCTGCTGACAGGAGGGGGGCAGCCTGTGTCCTACCTGAGCCTCCCTCCTGCAGGGCCTCACCCCAGCCAGACACAGCACAGCCCTCCCAGTCAGCACAGTGGGAGCAGCCATCCAGAGCCCCCTCCACA ACCTGTCAGTGACGCTGCTATCATGGGTTCAGGGATTGGAGGATTTCCCGCCGAGCAGATCAAGCCATCTAAACAGTGTGTGTTAAGTTACAAGGAGGCACTGAGACAACAG GGAGACACCAGGAAAGGGAGCAGTCAGCTTTTTTGCCAG ATCCAGGATAGACAGGAGCGGCGGAGgctggacagggaggagagggatcgGTACGAGGCCAAGCTGGAGGCCGACATGAAGAACCACGACccctgggggagagggggaggaggagcacCCCTCAGAGACAGCAGGGGCAACCTCATCA CCGATCTGCACCAGATGCACAAGCATAATGAGGAGGCCTACATCAACCCTGAGACATGGCAGAAGATGGCGACAGCCACCATGACAGTACTCCGAGAGGAGGACACCAGACCTCCCTCCACCCACAGAGTCTCAG GTTTTGTTCAGGCTCCTTTGTTTGCCAGAGGCAGTGTTTTTGGTAACCGGCCCACACCACAGCAAGTCCACGAACAGGACAAGCACAAGGCTTACCTCAAACAACAG ATTGAAGAGAAGCGGAAGAAGGGGGCGGAGGAGCGAGAGAGTCAGaggctggaggaggagaaggaggagaagaggctgTTTGAGCAGAGGGAACGCATCCAGAGAGAGTATGAAGAAGAACAGGACAGGAAGAAACGCAAGGAGATGGAG CAAAAAGCCAAGAATGAGCAGCTGATCCGTCTGGCTGAGGAGCgaaagaaagaggtggagaggaagaagaaagaggcagaggagaaggagaactCTGCCCTGAGGAAGCAGTATGAGAAGGAGAGACAAGCACGTCTAGAGGAG GTACCAAGGGAGCCGTCTCCCCCCATCCCCACCCTCCGGAAGAGGTATCAGGCTCCCCAGTACACCCCCAGACCTCCGTCCAAGGACAGCCGTCGCTctactgccgtctccctgtct GAGCATTCTCTATCAGGGCTCCAGTCCCCTCCAGTCCCAGCCCGCTGGAACCAGCTGAGAGCTGCCG AAGACCAGCGGGGTGTGATCAGTGAACTGTCGGTACTGCGCAGACAGCTGCGTAGCGAGCAGAAACGCCTGGAGGTCCAGCTACTGCAGTCAGAGTGGGAAGAGCTGGGCTCACCTATGAGTGATAG gctcagggacaggccCCAGGTGGATGTGTTTGACATGGCCAGACTGCGGCTGCAGGCCCCTGTCAGGAGACCCTCCTCCAGGAACACAGAGCCCAACTACCTGCATAGGATCCATGACTCGCTACAACTCCGATACAGAG ATGTTGATTCCAGAGAGGAGGAAGGTCATGGTTACTGTGAGCCCCCTAGGGACCGAGCTGGACAGAGGGTGGACATCCAGAGACGGGCTGGTTACAGGGTGCAGCAGCGCAGGATCAACAGCCTGAGAGAACCTGTTGACG ATTGTTTTGACCTGGCACCACCCCCGCAACAAGACCATTATTTG AGGAATGCAGTAGGGGATCCTATGAGAGGTTCTCTGTTGGAGTCTGACAGTGCCTTCATTG AACCCATGAGGGAAACCTTTCCAGTGCCCCCCACACCTGAGCAGAAGCCCCAGCTCTCAGCCAGGGAGAGGAGGCGGCTGGCCAAGAGGGCAGACCTGCACAAT GAGCGGGTGTGCTCCAGAGAGCCTGTGGACCAGCCAGAGAACTACTCCCACCAGTCAGAGGCCAGTCTCAACACTGAGCAGCATAGCAGAGGGCATAACCACCATAGGACCAAGAGGCTGCCGGCTATGAGCCGCGGAACAG CAGACCTGTCTAGCGATGAAGATGCATCTCCGCAGGTCTCCCCCCGTGCCCCAGAACCCCGGGGCTCAGTGGATATGGTTGCCATGGAGCCCTGGATCAGACCAGGCACCTCAGAGACTCTGAAGCGCTTAATGACCGGTCAGACCCCCCGAGGGGAGAGGCTGACCAGCAGAGAGTCTGCAGTCCAGGACTGGGAAAGCCCCTCTACCCATCATAGctaa
- the cspp1b gene encoding centrosome and spindle pole-associated protein 1 isoform X5 produces MEMDNELKKFIQQQKARVAEDTKSTLPGNKEESCCLSLPLGRDYERKKQKLHQELRLDYRHFMAQEQIAFLRAPPDLPDVHCSPRPPVHAKRVPSRRETATLTEGKRGLHRGGHFLVEGSGMEGLRPEDELLLPREKARLVRVDYDSEEDLTEEDLDLMERRRLRQTGSERGEERRRLRRHYKTDFRDISKLRDRRVELPDDYTETRHYADRKETNVSVVPDEDYLEARWGTSSLTPKAKLQVPSGMKPNGRSRSSTKKDEPEFATGLMIGAADADAALQRRKERYRQELQEQIAEQQRNKKREKDLELRVAVTGSTDPEKQADWIKPLGAVNGGDHARKRNDSLYPLGQGVDVPGDELNGRPSEESRERLPPEQPRVAFQSPLLEYSHALGLSSRGISPYSQAIHRNMDTPRIPGFLPHPPSTLADAHTPCHRDFYLYHGARNPLDPNPANYGQILLTGGGQPVSYLSLPPAGPHPSQTQHSPPSQHSGSSHPEPPPHRPVSDAAIMGSGIGGFPAEQIKPSKQCVLSYKEALRQQGDTRKGSSQLFCQIQDRQERRRLDREERDRYEAKLEADMKNHDPWGRGGGGAPLRDSRGNLITDLHQMHKHNEEAYINPETWQKMATATMTVLREEDTRPPSTHRVSGFVQAPLFARGSVFGNRPTPQQVHEQDKHKAYLKQQIEEKRKKGAEERESQRLEEEKEEKRLFEQRERIQREYEEEQDRKKRKEMEQKAKNEQLIRLAEERKKEVERKKKEAEEKENSALRKQYEKERQARLEEVPREPSPPIPTLRKRYQAPQYTPRPPSKDSRRSTAVSLSEHSLSGLQSPPVPARWNQLRAADQRGVISELSVLRRQLRSEQKRLEVQLLQSEWEELGSPMSDRLRDRPQVDVFDMARLRLQAPVRRPSSRNTEPNYLHRIHDSLQLRYRDVDSREEEGHGYCEPPRDRAGQRVDIQRRAGYRVQQRRINSLREPVDDCFDLAPPPQQDHYLRNAVGDPMRGSLLESDSAFIEPMRETFPVPPTPEQKPQLSARERRRLAKRADLHNERVCSREPVDQPENYSHQSEASLNTEQHSRGHNHHRTKRLPAMSRGTDLSSDEDASPQVSPRAPEPRGSVDMVAMEPWIRPGTSETLKRLMTGQTPRGERLTSRESAVQDWESPSTHHS; encoded by the exons ATGGAGATGGATAATGAACTTAAGAAATTCATCCAGCAACAGAAGGCCAGAGTAGCAGAGGATACAAAATCCACCTTACCTGGAAATAAGG AGGAGAGTTGTTGTCTAAGTTTACCTTTGGGTAGAGACTATGAGAGGAAGAAACAGAAGTTACATCAAGAGCTCCGTCTGGATTACAGACACTTCATGGCTCAG GAGCAGATTGCCTTTCTCAGAGCTCCTCCAGACCTCCCTGATGTTCACTGCAGCCCCAGACCCCCGGTGCACGCTAAGAGGGTCCCCTCTAGGAGAGAGACAGCCACGCTGACTGAAGGCAAGAGGGGGCTGCACAGGGGAGGACACTTCCTGGTGGAGGGCAGTGGGATGGAGGGCCTGAGGCCTGAGGATGAGTTGCTCCTTCCTAGAGAGAAGGCCAGGCTGGTGAGAGTGGACTACGACTCTGAGGAGGACCTCACAGAGGAAGATCTGGATCttatggagaggaggaggctcaGACAGACGGGGtctgagagaggagaagagaggaggcggCTAAGAAGACACTACAAAACGGACTTCAG GGACATATCAAAGCTCAGGGACAGGAGAGTTGAGCTGCCTGACGACTACACAGAGACGCGTCATTATGCAGACAGGAAGGAGACTAACGTGTCTGTTGTTCCCGATGAGGATTACTTAGAGGCACGCTGGGGGACATCATCTCTGACCCCCAAAGCCAA GCTGCAGGTACCATCAGGGATGAAACCCAATGGAAGATCCAGATCCTCTACCAAGAAGGACGAGCCCGAATTTGCTACCGGACTAATGATTG GGGCTGCAGATGCAGATGCTGCCTTgcagagaaggaaggagaggtacAGGCAGGAGCTGCAGGAGCAGATAGCTGAACAGCAGAGGAATAAGAAAAG AGAGAAGGATTTGGAGCTCAGAGTTGCTGTGACAGGGTCGACTGACCCGGAGAAACAGGCAGATTGGATCAAACCGCTTGGGGCAGTGAATGGTGGCGACCATGCCAGAAAGAGAAATGACAGCTTGTACCCACTAGGCCAAGGTGTGGACGTACCAGGTGATGAGTTAAATGGGAGACCCAGTGAGGAGAGCCGAGAGAGGCTTCCCCCTGAGCAGCCCCGCGTGGCCTTCCAGTCCCCCCTGCTGGAGTACAGCCACGCCCTGGGCCTCAGCAGTAGAGGCATCTCCCCTTACAGCCAGGCCATTCACAGGAACATGGACACCCCCAG GATTCCAGGTTTCCTTCCTCATCCACCATCCACATTGGCAGATGCACATACACCTTGTCATAGGGACTTCTACCTCTACCATGGAGCAAGGAATCCACTGGACCCTAACCCGGCCAACT ATGGTCAGATCCTGCTGACAGGAGGGGGGCAGCCTGTGTCCTACCTGAGCCTCCCTCCTGCAGGGCCTCACCCCAGCCAGACACAGCACAGCCCTCCCAGTCAGCACAGTGGGAGCAGCCATCCAGAGCCCCCTCCACA CAGACCTGTCAGTGACGCTGCTATCATGGGTTCAGGGATTGGAGGATTTCCCGCCGAGCAGATCAAGCCATCTAAACAGTGTGTGTTAAGTTACAAGGAGGCACTGAGACAACAG GGAGACACCAGGAAAGGGAGCAGTCAGCTTTTTTGCCAG ATCCAGGATAGACAGGAGCGGCGGAGgctggacagggaggagagggatcgGTACGAGGCCAAGCTGGAGGCCGACATGAAGAACCACGACccctgggggagagggggaggaggagcacCCCTCAGAGACAGCAGGGGCAACCTCATCA CCGATCTGCACCAGATGCACAAGCATAATGAGGAGGCCTACATCAACCCTGAGACATGGCAGAAGATGGCGACAGCCACCATGACAGTACTCCGAGAGGAGGACACCAGACCTCCCTCCACCCACAGAGTCTCAG GTTTTGTTCAGGCTCCTTTGTTTGCCAGAGGCAGTGTTTTTGGTAACCGGCCCACACCACAGCAAGTCCACGAACAGGACAAGCACAAGGCTTACCTCAAACAACAG ATTGAAGAGAAGCGGAAGAAGGGGGCGGAGGAGCGAGAGAGTCAGaggctggaggaggagaaggaggagaagaggctgTTTGAGCAGAGGGAACGCATCCAGAGAGAGTATGAAGAAGAACAGGACAGGAAGAAACGCAAGGAGATGGAG CAAAAAGCCAAGAATGAGCAGCTGATCCGTCTGGCTGAGGAGCgaaagaaagaggtggagaggaagaagaaagaggcagaggagaaggagaactCTGCCCTGAGGAAGCAGTATGAGAAGGAGAGACAAGCACGTCTAGAGGAG GTACCAAGGGAGCCGTCTCCCCCCATCCCCACCCTCCGGAAGAGGTATCAGGCTCCCCAGTACACCCCCAGACCTCCGTCCAAGGACAGCCGTCGCTctactgccgtctccctgtct GAGCATTCTCTATCAGGGCTCCAGTCCCCTCCAGTCCCAGCCCGCTGGAACCAGCTGAGAGCTGCCG ACCAGCGGGGTGTGATCAGTGAACTGTCGGTACTGCGCAGACAGCTGCGTAGCGAGCAGAAACGCCTGGAGGTCCAGCTACTGCAGTCAGAGTGGGAAGAGCTGGGCTCACCTATGAGTGATAG gctcagggacaggccCCAGGTGGATGTGTTTGACATGGCCAGACTGCGGCTGCAGGCCCCTGTCAGGAGACCCTCCTCCAGGAACACAGAGCCCAACTACCTGCATAGGATCCATGACTCGCTACAACTCCGATACAGAG ATGTTGATTCCAGAGAGGAGGAAGGTCATGGTTACTGTGAGCCCCCTAGGGACCGAGCTGGACAGAGGGTGGACATCCAGAGACGGGCTGGTTACAGGGTGCAGCAGCGCAGGATCAACAGCCTGAGAGAACCTGTTGACG ATTGTTTTGACCTGGCACCACCCCCGCAACAAGACCATTATTTG AGGAATGCAGTAGGGGATCCTATGAGAGGTTCTCTGTTGGAGTCTGACAGTGCCTTCATTG AACCCATGAGGGAAACCTTTCCAGTGCCCCCCACACCTGAGCAGAAGCCCCAGCTCTCAGCCAGGGAGAGGAGGCGGCTGGCCAAGAGGGCAGACCTGCACAAT GAGCGGGTGTGCTCCAGAGAGCCTGTGGACCAGCCAGAGAACTACTCCCACCAGTCAGAGGCCAGTCTCAACACTGAGCAGCATAGCAGAGGGCATAACCACCATAGGACCAAGAGGCTGCCGGCTATGAGCCGCGGAACAG ACCTGTCTAGCGATGAAGATGCATCTCCGCAGGTCTCCCCCCGTGCCCCAGAACCCCGGGGCTCAGTGGATATGGTTGCCATGGAGCCCTGGATCAGACCAGGCACCTCAGAGACTCTGAAGCGCTTAATGACCGGTCAGACCCCCCGAGGGGAGAGGCTGACCAGCAGAGAGTCTGCAGTCCAGGACTGGGAAAGCCCCTCTACCCATCATAGctaa